CAGCGAAGGCCCCCGCCGCGCTATATCTGCACTTCAGGCGCAGTGCGCAGGGTGCGGGGAGGCGTGGGCGATGTTCGGGATTCCGTTGCGCGGCATGATCGTGATCGGGGTGCTGGGAGCGGCCGGGTTGATGTACGTGGCCAACGACGGCAAGCAGCTCGTGCCCGACAAGGTGTCCCAGGAGTGCAAGGTGACCGTGACCGCGGACATCCTCAACGTCCGCTCCGGCCCCGCCGACACCCAGCCGATCGTG
This DNA window, taken from Saccharothrix variisporea, encodes the following:
- a CDS encoding SH3 domain-containing protein; protein product: MFGIPLRGMIVIGVLGAAGLMYVANDGKQLVPDKVSQECKVTVTADILNVRSGPADTQPIVATVQRDAVVKAERTVTNGFRLLSDGRWVNDQFVTPTSDSNCA